GCAAGGAGGATGTTGCCATCGTTACTTTCACCCATCCCGCGGTTTGCATCGAAACTTTGTCGCCGGGCGGCGTCGCGTGCTGATTGCGCCCTTGTCTGCACTCCCTCCGCAGCTGGAGACTCTGCCACAGACTCCTCTTGATTCTCCCTTGGAGTAATTGGCATGTttctatcccacttctgacaccaaaatgttacgagctaggggatcggatagaaaatgccgtagatttcttcaagggtttatttcttgaaaaatcaatgaggaatttatgggcacaaaattaattgcagagattcactaataacacacaaaaacatagtcactaaatacttcacttatgcacacttcacacagtactttatcacttatattcactttattcgcactttatcgcttcggtgtttctctcgtgtaatcgcattcaaaactaagtgactagtcgcgtttcggctcgcttatatatccctgggaataattctaaacaatattcgagaactttctaggcgggcttgctactgagtagcgattgcacaattctagaacgttcgcactctttgtctctttcgcacgttactccgtccttgtcgtacggcgttctagagtgctcgtctagtttcgagaaagttctgatcttctctctctctctctcgtatcatttcgtccttgtctcacacctagaaagttcggtctagaatattccttcatcaaaggggtataactaggcctgaaaacgcctgaaaacgggtctcctgaaaactgcaccactcgactacacatgttctgaaaccgactgaaaaaaggtttcagcttcctgaaaactagggtaacattatggatattacaattttctaatatgtgattgaccctctcctgaaacggtcagaaatcatattacagcctgctgaaaagttctctaactagtggaaaaatctagaaacatgcagtcgacccgtcttcgtaacaatatagaTCGTTAGATATTAAGAGGATTCAATAgcaaatttatacaaatagtGTCATTAACTTGATTCCACAACACTAGCAAGAAGCCCCTTAATGAAGACGAAAGACCACCTTACCCCTGCTCTGCATAAATTTCCAAGAGCACCGTAGACCGTACATATTTTGCACCAATTTTACGAACCCACCGCTTttcgtatttaatttttcttcgTCACTAGTACATGAAGGAATTTcaattgataaaattgttGTGTTTTTTTCTTACCTTTGTATTCAACCGACAAAAGGTCGATACCTAACATGGCAATTTCTTTATCAATTCTCTTTAACAAGCCTATTCgctgcatattttttttcttgtttgttGCGTTTACAAAACCTACAAAATGACCATGGTTATGACATTGGAACAAAGAGAGCGATGGAAAGATATATAATCAAGTTTTGATCAAGCTTCCTAAAGTAGTTTATGACTAACATCCAAAGcattgtaattatttgtaatgtacAGATATTATCAtaacgataaaataaaatgggtAATATGAATCAtatgtaaatactatatacattACGGCGGTGAACTATAACAGGAATGTCAATGTCACTGGTGTTTTTTATCTGGGCTATTATTAGTGATTGTAGTGCAGACACTGCATTGCAGGCTCACACGGCGATGCACAGATGACCTACATCGTTCACAATGCCTGCCACACGACCACAGTATCTACGCAAATACCTAATACAAACAAGAATTCAGCTGCTCATCTAACCCAAAATCCAATTACTTCCAGTTTGCCTACAGAccttttaaagttaaaatggaTATGAATTTAATCAAAACTTTTGAATaggtttttgtttaatattttttaactactgAATTAAATCTCCAAAACTATAAATTTGAGTAAAGATTACTCAACTTactcaattttaaaatgtaatagtaATTGTATTACTAAAAATGTAGCTCTAGTAAGCGTTCACGTCGACAGATCTATTTACCAAATTAAGAAGATTAATTTGtcgtaatatatttcatacagTTTTGGTTAAACTAGTCCACTTAcctttacaaataaacaagaaattaaGTAGTATGTGTACACtactatacatataatacttccatatattaatacaactgttaacaactaatatttatagaaaaaaaagctTCTTAGTAGTATCGATAAAAATTAAGTTGtaccataaataaatgatcaccctgtttttacatttaatagtCGTCGTGTTGACTCAGAATAAAGTGTCACCGTAGACAATGTCCACGTCACAGCTACGCGCTACGAACCTTGCAGTTAGCGCGTAGAGTCGGAACGCGCGCACGAATTTTCACGATCTTTGGTTTTTAAGGTTTTTGATGTAGCCTAAGGATAAAACTTATTGAATataaggtattttattttaaaatgttagttTGAATTGGTAAAGTGGTATTGTTATCTATTTTTCATGTTTCTTGGCGGCAGATGGCGGAAAGAAAGTTTTCAACATCAAGAATTTTGCTGAGCGTTGCCGCGTTCATTTTGTTAAGTGGTGAGTATtcgagaaataaataaataatcgttGGCTGTAGAACTTTtgcagataaaatattttcgtttcTATTTTGTTCCATACGAATACTTCAATTCTAAAACAAAGCTTTGGCAACGTTATAACGTTGTTTGtttagcaattttattttcgaggttttgtattttattgaaatttgatTAATGTTTGCTGACTTAAATTGATGGTAAAGTCtacaatagtttttattgtttcgtaaatatataaatatgttatttaaaaattgatgctatattttttcttttattatcatatttatttttcctcgAAACCCAcgcatttatataaatttaaattcattacaCTGGTCTTGAATGTTGCAACTTTGTttcgaataaataataattataataaaagtatacctttaataaaaatctgttgTTCCAGTTATATAACGTTTGATtattaaagcatttttttgtAAGTATCCTAAAAAttgaatcttttttttaatttttgatatatatcGAAATCGCATCGCACTTCATTGTTTACatgtttattgaaaaaatatttctagtaATGTAAACTTCGTATTTCTTATGAGGCCATGAAACAATCTGTTGTTTTCCCAAGACAACTAACAGGTGTATTTGATTTGTCAAACCAGCGATCGATACGTTGTTTGTAACATAAAAGAAGGATCAAATAGCTCTGGAAATCAATTGTGGTTATGCGTacaataaaatgataagaaagtatatttttcaacATACTGaccattaaatttaataaagatttgttTTGATATATAGAGATATCAGATAATTACTTGACTTCGTTACGGAAGTATAAAAGCGTTACAAAACCACTTCAGctatttgaaataacaaaTACTTTTCTGTGCCATGCCTAACAAAGACAGAGAATTTTAAGACTCGTAAATTGCTTTTAGTTTGCTATTTGTAGCTACACgctcaataaaatatttacacgaCTTAAGTGTTGAGTAATCttgaaatacattaataaaaacaacccttatcgcgagaaatgaagattcccgctaggactctgACGCGTATtctaaaacaagacctgaagctcggtgcttatcgtcgatatacagtacatgccctaaatcaatctttacagttaaagagagtggatcgATCAAAGCCTTCTGTCACGATACGCATCTGAAAGCAAAGAAATACCCTTTTTACCGATGATTAAATTTTCtcgattgaagaacactacaataagcaaaattatAAAGTGTACGCTCCAATTCTAAACAcgctgctcaagtggtcggaaaggtaggttcatcctgcgtcagtgatggtttgatGGGGTGTGTCTTATCTAGTAGTCACAACTACacttttttgtgaaaaagaaGTAAAAACTTTAGCCAAAGTGTCAtgatacagtcttggatcatgttgtgaaacctctctCAGCagtacactttttaaaaatatatcgtggACTTTCTAGCAGGATTCTGCATCTGGTCACATGGCACGAACTAtccaagcctggcttgaaaccaacgttccggactttataagagcaaacctttagacttcaaattatcgtcagttttagaggacatggcctgctctaaaagacacggcgacattgagtttcttaaaaaatctttggagcaagcgGTGACAAAATTTGGAAAAAGTGCGTAAATCCAAACAGATAAAaagcctgtataaaagccatgGTGGTGGCTATttcgaatataatatttgtttttattttttgctgagactttaataaatatgtacttaggtataaattaataatattaataataaaataatattacattacttcattaaaaataaaagcattttcatttgttacaGAAATTATAGCTGGACTAGGTATGATACATTTACTTGAAACCAACTAAGACTTTAGTAGTCATCAGAACTATATGAAAGAGAATTCCACCCTCATATTCAGTGTAGAGACTGAGGGCTAAGTGTCTTGCTTATGTTAAAATCCTATAAGATGGGGCATATCAAATGGCCAGAAGGAAATCATTCTCGGCGTCGACTCTGAATCTCAGGGTAAAAGCCCTCGCAGAGCTTTATAAAACTTGGGGTcctttaatacaaatatatttatctagaCTCTGGGTCGCTGCGCTAGCAGAGTAGTATTAGTTCTCGAGGCCATAAAGAGTGTTGATCGTAGgaagaataattatttgttacaacTGAATAAAAAACCTTCTAGGTCCGCTTCATTTAAtagtttagattatttttatagatttttaagcATTCTTAACTACATCAGTATTCGaaaaatttaatgtgttaattttagcTCTAATGGCTTTACAGGTTTTTTTTAGTTGAAGAATGCACTTCTGTGCATGATTAACTGAATTTTGAAAgctataaaatgaaaatgaaaagtattttttactcTTTCACGATAAATGTTAGGACATCAATTGATGTCGATTATTATTAGCTACGTGCACCAaatactaaaatgtatttttttgtaggtgTTGCTGCGGAGAATGAATGCTACTGGTGCGGCCCTCTAGCGGAACAGGTCCACCGCAGTCGAAGAGCGCCACCTTGTGACGCTCCCAAAGCTCACGTGACAATGTGCGATGCAGGCTTCCCGCATTGTGCCATCGTCGCCACTGCACCGCGTAAGACTTAATTTAGTCACCGTTGTTACTATATATGTAACACATCTACTTCTGTAGAATTAAGCAAATAAACATAATcatcatataattattatatatatatatatatataataattatatatattaaaactttttgttttacctgataattttttatcaatattgatattttccgGTGTACTAACTTTCCAAACCCTAAATTTTCCAGCTTACGTTGAATCCAGATACTGCGTCAAAATCTATCAAGATGAGTGCTATTTAGATTTCTGTAATACCACGAGAACATGGAAAATGACATGCCCATGCAAAGGAAATCTCTGCAATGGACAAAACTCAGATCGAGAGGAATCTTCTTTCGCCCAACTTATCGCTACAACTGAAAAGGCTCTTAAAAGAAGAACAAAAAAGAGTATAAAGGAACCTTTAGTACGATCTGTACAAACTGAAGACAAGAACGCTGCGATGGTCGATCCCgataatgtaaacaaaacaattacagaGCCCGGGGTGAACGAAAATGACAGCGATAAATTTATACCAACATTTAGTACATCTAGAGTCACTCATCAGGAAAATGGACAAGCTATTAATATAACTGGCACGAGTGAAGAGTACACCGCAGAAGAACAAAGTAAACAGAATATTTTCGTAGTTGTAACTACACCTAATACTATAGAATCcacaattgtaaaaatatccGAAAGTAAGGAGAAACATGCAGAAAATCTGTTTAAAACTGGTGAAAAGTTGCCAACAGCCGAAGCATTGCAGAGCGAACATTCTGATACTCCTAGTGAAAATGAAGAGGTTGAAAGTACAGTTAGCGACGATGATGTCACAACAACGGAGGCTCCGTTAGGTACAGAGCAACCCACGCCGCGTGAAAACTCGGCTAGCGgtgtttactttaatatttattcattgatatttttactatgtGCTAAGTTGTAGACACCTTTTTGAGTTTAAAGCTTTTATAGTGAATAATGATCTCACCTTCTATCAATTCTAAAAAGCATCGTGTTGTGATATTAGACTAGGGAGATACCAGATTCATGTTTTTGCTTATGTATTTGTGAGAataaaactaactaaaaatatatttgttttatttattaatttgcaaTTAATCAAATGTGAAGTCATAATGTTTAGGTAAATGTATACCAGTTGACTTAGTTTCTAGACTTTTGGTACCTTGGGCAAATGATTCTCTAATATCGGATTCAAAAGGTTTTTGATGTTTCGAGATTTTAGGCTCAGGGCCGTAATAGTCGTATGTTGGTGGCGGCGCTATCTCAGAGTGATATTCATTATGACGTTTATCATGTCTTCTAACATTATCTTCCTCATCACTCAATTCATTCTGTATGGGAATTGGGTCCCCACTTTTGacaaaattcttatattttactGAATTTTCGGATTTCTTTGATGAAAAATATAGacctttttgatttaaatcgTTAATCTCATGTAGAGGAGGAGGAGTAAGTGGTCTGACTTCTTGTCGAACATCTGCCCAAGTCTTCTTTTTAGTTGAATCACTTTCTTTCATATTGATTTGTGTATTTACTTTACTTCCTTGAGTGTCAAATGAAAATTTAGATTTACGAGATGTTGACGCTTCAAGTGGAGCAAATTCATTAATACGCTTAGCTCTCTGCTTTTCAACATATTCTTCTTGTGTCATTACTCTGAATTTCGTAACTTTATCATCTACGCCTTCTTTACCCAAGTCCCATTCGCGGATATAGGCGGCTCGTTCTTTTTGTCTTTCTTTCTCACGTTCTTCttttaatcttttttcttcttcatTCGCTTTATTATCTGCTTCAGTTTTCTTTTCGTTTAAGAATTCAATTAGACATTTTCTAAATTCGTTCTGTTTATCTGCAATACCAAAGTTATGAATTATAATCATAGGacatattaatcaaaatatgtgATCTTATTCTCTATATTGACTCAACTTGTACTCATAAGTGATCGTAATTTTGATGTTGactttagtaattttaactcattttacaaaacaagAACATCAAATTTGGACAATTTGACTTGATGGTAATTCTGTTTTGACGGAACGTAGCACGAAGCCTTAATGTAAATGGATTAAGACCAGCAAGACTACCCAAAATACAGTATTTGGGAAAGCTATCTATGTGTCTTCTTAAAATCCATTATTTCACTAAAATTCGCCTTGCTTCCAATGTTCCAATAactcattttatattttttttacaaactgAATCTGTAAATAGCGACTTTCGGTTTCAATTACACCGTTAATAgcttttaagttttaagtaattcaaaccttacaattatatttttaactacaacaattatatttttaaccacaacaattatattttcctaataaatcgtttttaagcataaacttaaattttctaGAATATAAAAGCTTGCGGAAATCTGAATAGCCCTGCCATAGCCCTGCCTAATTACTCAATAAGAAATACTAGGGCTTGCGACAAAGTCAGTTTTAGGTCACGCCTGTCAACTCCAAACGAATTTGTATGAGTCACGTGACAACGCGTAAGCTAATGTCCTTCAGtggataataaattaacattcaaATGACTGTAGACTCTTAAATCTCACCTTCAGGGTCTTCGGGTGGAAGTCCTAATCTCATTCTTTGCCTCGCCTTAGCTGCTGCAACCCTAGCAGCAACTAACTCGTCTCTTTTCTTCCTCAACTCTTCAGCTTGCTTTTGGGCCTTGATGGTCTCCTCTCTTTCCTTCATCAGTTGCTCTATTTGCTTTTTTCGTTCAGTCTCATCTGTACTGAATGCATAGTATCCAACACCATGCATTCTTGCCTCTGAAAggtttaagaaataaatatatatttttttattttacttacattttcataaaaataaaaggaaatatttactttatgaaaataaatataattcagatttattcatttgaaatattatccTAGAGGAAGCATGATCAGAGTGAACAaaccaatttaataaaagcaaagttaaatttatgagTCTCatgaaaaactaattaatgttCCCACCATCAAAGAGGATATCCTGATAATGAATATCTTGGTCCTTAGCCAGTAATTCTTTCTCTTTCTCCTCCCATTTCTGCCTTAGAGATTGAAGGTAATCTTTGGTCTTCTGCACCAGGAATGGATGCTCAGCTTTTTTTTCAGTCTGTGAGtagtaaaacatttatttatttacttactcTTAAGGTTGTCTACTTGTATGTGCATATACTTGATATGGGCATGTAAATCAAAAGTGCCTCCAAATCCTCTAAgctaatatttcaaattgtgTCTAAATGACTtaagtacattttaaattcacaGGTGAAATAATTGCCTGTTACAATTATTAGTTGACACAATTtatacagattttttaaatcttgctATGGGATTCTGGTTATAAATGGTATGGTTGTCTAGTTGTGTAAGTAGGTACTATGAAACAAATCCAGatgtataaatgaataaaatgtgACAGTTCCCTTACATAAAACTGCCTTAGAGATCAGGTTACCATATGTATGACTGGACTTTTTGTGGCAgtcaaacaaaaacatttcttatgattgagatattttttgttctagACAAAAGACAGAAAAATCCAAACAaagatttacatatttataaaaactggaTCAGTATAATTGATCTAGTCTAGTTTCTTATATATTGCAGGCTCAGAGAAAACAGTGCTAGTAGggttttattacttattcagttttctgattaaataaattactatagcATAACAATAAAGGTATAAGCTTTTACCATATCACTTTCATCCTCTTCAAATCCAGGCATTCTTTTCATCAGTTCTTTATCACGTTTCTTGTAAAAATCTAAGTCTGATTTCAGACATTTTCTAGTTCTTCCTAAACAGTCAGTAAATTCAATCCTGGAAACAAAAATCATGATAAGAAGCTTGTTTTATAACTTGGTGGCTGAACCTCCATGCATGGACTAGTTGCTAATCAAAAGTTCCACATTTATGTTACAAACATATAACTTttcttgaatatttattattaaaaacattaatttaccAGTCACCATCTTCTTTTTCCTCCTTTTCAACTAATTGAACTTCAGTCAGCTCAACATCTGGCATTGTAATTCCTTGCTGTTTCTTCTCTTTAAAATCCACAAGGAATCGTCCTGCCAATTCAGAATGCCCAGCATTATTAGCCAAATGTTCATAAAGTTCAGCTTTTTTCTCTAGTGCACACCTGaaaggaaataaattatcttaattGTGACAAATGCTAATATGTTAccgtaatatataataagccaTCTTGCATTCCGGCAGCTTAAAATGAGTGGTGGGGAATTTCTGGGGAGTTTTTCTTGTCCACTCTAAGGGAGCAttcaagaattaaaaaaatattacatgtatGTTTTGAAAGCATTACAGGGCCTTCAAA
This is a stretch of genomic DNA from Pieris brassicae chromosome 1, ilPieBrab1.1, whole genome shotgun sequence. It encodes these proteins:
- the LOC123713005 gene encoding coiled-coil domain-containing protein 174, coding for MNEHSKKTLTFNKSTLFSLKAELLKKQEEVLEKKNLPKHRLENYKPVKVLDKNKHESNNTQTLKSKLKAIDTDELEAQRKSKCALEKKAELYEHLANNAGHSELAGRFLVDFKEKKQQGITMPDVELTEVQLVEKEEKEDGDWIEFTDCLGRTRKCLKSDLDFYKKRDKELMKRMPGFEEDESDMTEKKAEHPFLVQKTKDYLQSLRQKWEEKEKELLAKDQDIHYQDILFDEARMHGVGYYAFSTDETERKKQIEQLMKEREETIKAQKQAEELRKKRDELVAARVAAAKARQRMRLGLPPEDPEDKQNEFRKCLIEFLNEKKTEADNKANEEEKRLKEEREKERQKERAAYIREWDLGKEGVDDKVTKFRVMTQEEYVEKQRAKRINEFAPLEASTSRKSKFSFDTQGSKVNTQINMKESDSTKKKTWADVRQEVRPLTPPPLHEINDLNQKGLYFSSKKSENSVKYKNFVKSGDPIPIQNELSDEEDNVRRHDKRHNEYHSEIAPPPTYDYYGPEPKISKHQKPFESDIRESFAQGTKSLETKSTGIHLPKHYDFTFD
- the LOC123713011 gene encoding uncharacterized protein LOC123713011, whose protein sequence is MAERKFSTSRILLSVAAFILLSGVAAENECYWCGPLAEQVHRSRRAPPCDAPKAHVTMCDAGFPHCAIVATAPPYVESRYCVKIYQDECYLDFCNTTRTWKMTCPCKGNLCNGQNSDREESSFAQLIATTEKALKRRTKKSIKEPLVRSVQTEDKNAAMVDPDNVNKTITEPGVNENDSDKFIPTFSTSRVTHQENGQAINITGTSEEYTAEEQSKQNIFVVVTTPNTIESTIVKISESKEKHAENLFKTGEKLPTAEALQSEHSDTPSENEEVESTVSDDDVTTTEAPLGTEQPTPRENSASGVYFNIYSLIFLLCAKL